From the Mangifera indica cultivar Alphonso chromosome 10, CATAS_Mindica_2.1, whole genome shotgun sequence genome, one window contains:
- the LOC123226855 gene encoding ATP-dependent Clp protease proteolytic subunit-related protein 1, chloroplastic-like isoform X1: protein MATSLLSPLSSLTKELPSPMTALPKSSFLSNTRVFNFTPSSKAKRRVERCYITPRAESLDHIPKQFREQNLKDGCGFSIIISSFLRSFLYILPVLVFDCSKNEFLLVILTDNYKNVPQYLYGLSASQMDMFMTEDNPVRRQSERVTEESISSAQNYLNNGGMWSLSGMNDRGPSKYSMSVSMYRGGARGYGRPRTPPPDLPSLLLDARICYLGMPIVPAVTELLIAQFMWLDFDDATKPIYLYINSSGTQNEKKESVGSETEAYAIADAMAYCKSDVYTVNCGMAYGQAAMLLSLGTKGYRALQPNSSTKLYLPKVSRSSGSVIDMWIKAKELDSNTEYYIELLAKGTGNSKEEIAKDIQRPKYLQAQEAIDYGIADKLISARDTAFEKRDYDKLLAQSKAMRQAAGGVGPQAAPSGFR, encoded by the exons ATGGCGACTTCTCTGTTGTCTCCACTTTCATCACTCACCAAAGAGCTTCCGAGTCCCATGACCGCTCTTCCAAAATCTTCTTTTCTCTCCAACACCAGGGTCTTTAACTTCACCCCTTCTTCAAAAGCAAAACGCAGAGTTGAAAGGTGCTACATAACTCCCCGGGCGGAGTCGCTGGACCACATTCCCAAGCAATTCAGGGAACAAAATCTGAAGGATGGATGTGGGTTTTCGATTATCATCTCTTCCTTTTTACGTTCCTTCTTGTATATTTTACCGGTTCTGGTTTTTGATTGTTCAAAGAACGAATTTTTATTGGTGATAT TGACGGACAACTACAAGAATGTTCCTCAGTATCTTTATGGCCTTAGTGCTTCACAGATGGACATGTTCATGACAGAAGATAACCCTGTTCGCCGGCAATCTGAAAGAGTTACTGAG GAAAGCATTTCTTCTGCCCAAAACTATTTGAACAATGGGGGCATGTGGAGTCTCTCTGGCATGAATGATAGGGGTCCTTCAAAGTACAGTATGAGTGTGAGCATGTATCGAGGAGGGGCCAGAGGATATGGAAGACCCAGAACTCCCCCTCCTGATTTGCCATCTTTGCTTTTAGATGCTAGGATATGCTATCTGGGAATGCCG ATTGTACCTGCAGTGACTGAGCTTCTAATTGCTCAATTTATGTGGCTGGATTTTGATGATGCTACCAAGcctatatatttatacataaattctTCTGGGACACAG AATGAGAAGAAGGAATCTGTTGGATCTGAAACTGAGGCATATGCTATAGCTGACGCCATGgct tACTGCAAATCAGACGTTTACACTGTGAATTGCGGCATGGCGTATGGTCAAGCAGCAATGCTTCTATCTCTTGGGACGAAGGGTTATCGTGCTTTACAGCCAAATTCCTCAA CAAAACTTTACTTGCCTAAAGTCAGCCGATCAAGCGGGTCTGTCATTGATATGTGGATTAAG GCCAAAGAGCTCGATTCCAACACCGAATACTACATTGAGCTACTAGCAAAAGGAACAGGCAACTCCAAggaagaaattgcaaaagacatTCAGCGACCTAAATATCTACAAGCACAAGAAGCAATAGATTATGGCATTGCAGACAAGTTGATCAGTGCCAGGGATACAGCGTTTGAAAAACGG GACTACGATAAGCTTCTTGCTCAGTCAAAAGCCATGAGGCAAGCAGCAGGAGGGGTAGGTCCACAGGCAGCTCCTTCAGGGTTTAGGTGA
- the LOC123226856 gene encoding mitotic checkpoint protein BUB3.2-like translates to MTAVHPPPTSGRELINPPADGISNVRFSNHSDHLLVSSWDKSVRLYDASANVLRGEFMHGGPVLDCCFHDDSSGFSASADHTVRRLVFNHGKEDILGRHDAPVRCVEYSYAAGQVITGSWDKTLKCWDPRGASGQERTLVGTYPQPERVYSLSLVGNRLVVATAGRHVNVYDLRNMSQPEQRRESSLKYQTRCVHCYPNGTGYALSSVEGRVAMEFFDLSEASQAKKYAFKCHRKSEAGRDIVYPVNAIAFHPIYGTFATGGCDGFVNVWDGNNKKRLYQYSKYPSSVAALSFSRDGRLLAVASSYTFEEGDKPHEPDAIFVRSVNEIEVKPKPKVFPNPPA, encoded by the exons ATGACGGCTGTCCATCCGCCTCCTACCTCCGGGCGCGAGCTCATCAATCCGCCGGCCGACGGGATCTCCAACGTTCGCTTCTCCAACCACAGCGATCACCTGCTCGTCTCCTCATGGGATAAG AGTGTGAGATTGTACGACGCGAGTGCAAATGTTCTGCGAGGAGAGTTCATGCATGGCGGTCCCGTCCTTGATTGCTGCTTCCATGATGACTCCTCTGGCTTCAGTGCCAGCGCCGACCATACTGTGAGAAG GTTAGTTTTCAACCATGGCAAAGAGGATATATTGGGAAGGCATGATGCACCTGTTCGTTGTGTTGAGTACTCTTATGCGGCAG GGCAAGTGATTACTGGTAGTTGGGACAAAACTCTCAAGTGTTGGGATCCTAGAGGTGCAAGCGGCCAGGAACGCACTCTTGTTGGAACGTACCCTCAACCTGAGCGTGTTTACTCTTTATCACTTGTTGGGAATCGTCTAGTTGTGGCAACTGCAGGAAGACATGTAAATGTGTATGATTTACGAAATATGTCTCAACCTGAGCAAAGGAGGGAATCTTCTTTGAAGTATCAGACTAGATGTGTGCACTGTTATCCCAATGGAACAG GATATGCTCTTAGTTCTGTTGAAGGACGGGTTGCAATGGAGTTTTTTGATCTGTCAGAAGCTAGTCAAGCCAAAAA ATATGCATTTAAGTGTCACCGAAAATCAGAGGCTGGAAGAGACATTGTTTATCCAGTAAATGCCATTGCATTTCACCCTAT TTATGGTACATTTGCTACTGGAGGTTGCGATGGTTTTGTGAATGTCTGGGATGGAAACAACAAAAAGAGGCTGTATCAG TACTCAAAATACCCATCAAGTGTTGCTGCACTCTCATTTAGCAGAGATGGTCGTCTTCTGGCTGTGGCATCAAGTTACACGTTCGAAGAGGGAGATAAGCC ACATGAACCAGATGCTATATTTGTACGCAGTGTAAACGAAATAGAAGTCAAGCCAAAGCCAAAAGTGTTCCCAAACCCTCCAGCGTAA
- the LOC123226855 gene encoding ATP-dependent Clp protease proteolytic subunit-related protein 1, chloroplastic-like isoform X2 — MATSLLSPLSSLTKELPSPMTALPKSSFLSNTRVFNFTPSSKAKRRVERCYITPRAESLDHIPKQFREQNLKDGLTDNYKNVPQYLYGLSASQMDMFMTEDNPVRRQSERVTEESISSAQNYLNNGGMWSLSGMNDRGPSKYSMSVSMYRGGARGYGRPRTPPPDLPSLLLDARICYLGMPIVPAVTELLIAQFMWLDFDDATKPIYLYINSSGTQNEKKESVGSETEAYAIADAMAYCKSDVYTVNCGMAYGQAAMLLSLGTKGYRALQPNSSTKLYLPKVSRSSGSVIDMWIKAKELDSNTEYYIELLAKGTGNSKEEIAKDIQRPKYLQAQEAIDYGIADKLISARDTAFEKRDYDKLLAQSKAMRQAAGGVGPQAAPSGFR, encoded by the exons ATGGCGACTTCTCTGTTGTCTCCACTTTCATCACTCACCAAAGAGCTTCCGAGTCCCATGACCGCTCTTCCAAAATCTTCTTTTCTCTCCAACACCAGGGTCTTTAACTTCACCCCTTCTTCAAAAGCAAAACGCAGAGTTGAAAGGTGCTACATAACTCCCCGGGCGGAGTCGCTGGACCACATTCCCAAGCAATTCAGGGAACAAAATCTGAAGGATGGAT TGACGGACAACTACAAGAATGTTCCTCAGTATCTTTATGGCCTTAGTGCTTCACAGATGGACATGTTCATGACAGAAGATAACCCTGTTCGCCGGCAATCTGAAAGAGTTACTGAG GAAAGCATTTCTTCTGCCCAAAACTATTTGAACAATGGGGGCATGTGGAGTCTCTCTGGCATGAATGATAGGGGTCCTTCAAAGTACAGTATGAGTGTGAGCATGTATCGAGGAGGGGCCAGAGGATATGGAAGACCCAGAACTCCCCCTCCTGATTTGCCATCTTTGCTTTTAGATGCTAGGATATGCTATCTGGGAATGCCG ATTGTACCTGCAGTGACTGAGCTTCTAATTGCTCAATTTATGTGGCTGGATTTTGATGATGCTACCAAGcctatatatttatacataaattctTCTGGGACACAG AATGAGAAGAAGGAATCTGTTGGATCTGAAACTGAGGCATATGCTATAGCTGACGCCATGgct tACTGCAAATCAGACGTTTACACTGTGAATTGCGGCATGGCGTATGGTCAAGCAGCAATGCTTCTATCTCTTGGGACGAAGGGTTATCGTGCTTTACAGCCAAATTCCTCAA CAAAACTTTACTTGCCTAAAGTCAGCCGATCAAGCGGGTCTGTCATTGATATGTGGATTAAG GCCAAAGAGCTCGATTCCAACACCGAATACTACATTGAGCTACTAGCAAAAGGAACAGGCAACTCCAAggaagaaattgcaaaagacatTCAGCGACCTAAATATCTACAAGCACAAGAAGCAATAGATTATGGCATTGCAGACAAGTTGATCAGTGCCAGGGATACAGCGTTTGAAAAACGG GACTACGATAAGCTTCTTGCTCAGTCAAAAGCCATGAGGCAAGCAGCAGGAGGGGTAGGTCCACAGGCAGCTCCTTCAGGGTTTAGGTGA